The Cryptococcus tetragattii IND107 chromosome 4 map unlocalized Ctg04, whole genome shotgun sequence genome includes the window ACCATGTCTGCAGGAATCCTCCTTTCGGTCAATCAATTCTCCCCTCGTCAGTTTGACAAATtgttcatcgtcatctcgTCTAACGAGGTTGGTGTCTTCAATCTTGAACTTTCTTACCCCTCTTCTACAAGTCTGCCTGGCAGTTCGCTGAGGCAGGATGAGGTGCGAATGGAAGATTTGTTGGGTGCGCAGTATGAGGACAAGGAGCGTTTAGACATGTTTGAAGGGCAAGCGGCATTTAATCTCAACATGTTGATTCATCAAATCAACAAGAGTAAGTCGCCCAATTTTGAAGTCAACATTGTATCATTGCTTACGAAATGCATAGAATTCTACAATTCGTAGCATGGTATTTTTGGGGACAGGGTCAATTTATACTGATGCCGTATGGACATTTTGGTTGTTGGCGGGTCAAGGCTTGAGGAGGTATAATGATTTAATGACTTGCCATACTCTTTTAAGATTATGGGTACTAGACATATGCACATGATGTGAAGAACACGCTCATCGTTTTTAGATGTTTAAAAAGGTTTTGGGATCCAATGCCATTATAATTTGGATAGTGCTCCTTCATGTGCCCATGTCCGTGATGAAGTTGACGACTGAAGCGATGAGGAACCGAATAGATTGGTTGTATCACGCACGATACCTAATTAACAGTACGAGTAGTGACGAAAAAGCAGTCGCGAGGAAAAAGTTGATGATTGCTGATTGGGTCCATCCGTCCGTCGTTCGATATCTCGCCAACTCCTGCCTGGTCCTGCTTGACAATTTGATCTACGCGGAAAGATTTGACATATACATGCTGCCGCCCGATAATGATACACCATGCCATTATGCCGAATAACAACTCTTCCGGCAAGTATTGCATAATCACCGACCGGAAGTCACTGGCGTCATTAAAAACACTTTGGCAAACCGAGGCAATTCTAGGCGAGTTTGGCGGCGTTAAGCGAATGAACGGTTAACCGTTGTATGAGTGGAGAAAAAATCGCTTTCCTGATCTCGTCCGAAGTAGCCCATGCACTGCTCATGGTCATTACTCATGCTGACTTATTGTTCCATGTATCATCATATATATGTCTAACCCACAAACATGATGTGCCTAATTGCATTCGACTTTTATAACTACATTATCTGGTTGTTGATTTTCACAAACCATCCTTGAAAAACTCTTTTGGACTACCATCGTCGCCACGACTGCACCTGTTCTGATCCAGGCGATTTTACACATTATGAAAGAGAATCACGCCGTCGAGAATGCTTTGGCAACTATTGGCGCTGTCTTGTGGATGATTCAAAACATCCCCCAGGTCATCAAATCATATCGCGAAAAGTCTACCAAGGGCTTATCAGCTTCACTCATGTTGTAAGTTGACATGTTTACATGTTACTCTCATCATTTGCAAACTGGTACTgacgaaaaaaaaaaaaaaaaaaaaaaaaaaaaaagtataTGGGCAGTGGGGACTGTGATTCACGGTGCATATATTGTGGCTCAAAACTTTTCTATTCCGTTACAAGTCCAACCACAAGTATTTGCAGCGCTAGCCACCGTCTCTTGGTGCCAGTGTATGTACTATGGCAGAGGTTACTCGCTCAAATCCGTATTGGCAATATTCGTCGTCCTTTGCTGTATTTTCGCGGGGTTCGAGGTCGGTAGTGTGTATGCACTCTGGGTGAGGTTTACCGCATTAATCTGTTTCGTTCGAGTGGAATTCGCTGACATTTGGATTGTCGTGATAAGGCGGGACAACGAAACGGGGTGGAATGGCCAGTCTTGCTGTATGGGTATCTTTCGGCTGTCCTTTTGGCTGTTGGGCTATTGTGAGTCATCTTAATTGATGTCCGGTGTTGTCCGTTAGACTCCTGCTGATGAATAGTCAAGGCCACAATTTTGGGAGATTTACAAGTATCGCGAAGTCATTGGCATTTCAATATTGTTCATGGCTGTCGATATTTTGGGAGGgattttttctttcctcagcTTGTTTTTCCGAGAAAGCCTTGATATCGCTGGTTTTGTAAGTCCTCCGTCGGCTATTTCTTTCCTACAATTTTACCACCGATTTGCTAATATGCTTACATAGGTGTCTTATGCCCTTGTCGTCGTGCTCGATGGCATTGTAGTCCTCCTCTACTTCATTCTCAACCCTATTGCCAAGCGACGTCGTGCGAGGGAGGCTGAGAAGCAGCGGCCAGACAGCGAAGCGGGAATTGAGGGTGGATCGACCACTCCCACGTCAACGGCTCCCACATTGGTCGCTCATGGCTTTACGGTAGAAAAGGAGGTTGCACGATGATAATGCCGGACGACCGGGCAAATGTACGTGTGGATTTGGGAAAGGAATAAACTAGAATGGTCGATagagagaaaaatggaCAATGGAAAGGTGGGCGTGAAGGGTGACTAAGGGCATCAATGCCACTATGACTGGCGGTTTGCAAGTATAGTTTTTCGTCTTGGGTATTGCGCAACTACAAACTGTAGACATCTCAATAGAACAAATAGGTTGTATATACAGGCATTATAATGCATAATATTTTTATACAAATACTGAACTATTAGGATTTCTGCTGCAGCAGTTAATAGCAGTGGCCGCCAAGGCCGCGGCTCGCAATAGAAGCAGGGAATCAAGAAGCAGTTTTACATATTACCCGCCATGACGCTAATAACAATCCCATGCCAGACCGATGACGCCCAGAGAAGCCAGGGGCTGGCCACGGAAAGGGCAGCGATGATGCGCTACGCTATGCCAGGCGGCGACGTCCGTGAAAAGGCTACTATGCTGGTGGGGGTGAGCGTCATAGGGTCCCTGAAACTCTGAGCCTGTTCGAGCGGATGAGTCAAATGTGAATCTGCCATTCCTTTCTACCGGTTGCTTGTTTCCagttccttctttcattcttccttccttcctgttgcctgcttccttccttcctttctttcagCTGACTCAACCACACCTAATCATCCGTGAGTCCCGTCTACTACTCTGCCTGCCaccctcctttcttccttcctccttcctttcctccctccctcaGCCACGTTTTCTGCCCCGTCTTCGCTGGACCGCGCCCCTGTGTATATTCAGAAGCTGATTTGTGTTCGTCCTCAGACCCGTTTCTGCGTCCACGCACAGTATCCACACTATATAACGTTTTTGTCCTCTCCTCGCATCTTTCAACCATCCCGCGACCATGGACTCAATGCACCCGGACCCCACCCCAAGcattcctccttctctccccgAGCTCAAGACCCAAGTGGCTAGGCTTGAAGCCTCTCACAAGGAAAAAGGGCTCCCCCTCTCAGGGCGTATCATCCACGTCATGCACCATCTTCCAGTAGAAATTGTTCGGATTGTCCCGGCCGATTCGCTCGAGTCAGCCGGAGCTGGCTTCCTTTCTCCGCCCATGACACCCGAGTTCAAACCGGAAGATGCCGAGACTACCGTCGAAAGTGCCGATGCGAAATGGCGTATCCATGCGAGGACTGCCCACCCAGCCTTGGTCAGTGGTATCAAGAGTTTGTCGGAGACCCATGACCAGCTGCTGGTTGCGTGGACGGGCGAGGTGCTCATACAGCCCGACAACACCCAGAGCCCTCAGGTGCCATCACAACctaccttctcttccataGCCAGCAATCTCCTCGCTCCTTTCTCTGGCACACCTGGTGACTCCACTCCTCGACCCCAACCCCCGCCTCAGCAGGGAGCGTTGAAGGTCTTTGGTGGAGAATTCAACGAGGCGGATCAGAAGGAGATTGCTTCCGAGTTGGACAGGTTTGCCGAGGCAGAATCCAAATTTGATCCTACAGACAAGCTCAAGTACGTTCCGGTGTTCCTTCCGCCCGATGTCAGCAAGGGCCATTACGAAGGGTTCTGCAAAAAGAGTAAGCATATTTTGGCAATCATGCCGGTATCTTGCTAAACCTTTTTGCAGCTCTTTGGCCGCTCTTTCATTATCTTTTATGGCTCGATTCCACTGCTACCGTCCCCTCCCCCGACCCTTCTTGGCTCGCCTATCACAAGACCAACCAAATGTTTGCTCAGCGTGTCGCCCAAATCTATAAGCCGGGTGATCTCATCATTTGTCATGATTACCATCTACTGCTCGCACCCAAGATGATTCGCGAGGCCCTGGGGCAAGTCTTCCACCCGAATGCCGGGTGGGGTACCGCTcacccatctccttctttacATCATGCCCACGGCAAGGGCTTCGAATGGGAGAGCAATCAGCAGACACCTACACCGGAGAAAGCCAAGGGCGAAAAGATCGGTGCGTTCATGAATCATGTGGGTACTGCTTTAGGCAACCACCTCGGCATAATGGAACATGGTCAGCAAAACGAGATTATGATTGGCATGTTCATGCACACTCCCTGGCCAAGCTCAGAAATCTTCAGGTGTCTCCCTAGTAAGTAGTGTACAACCGGAAAAAGTTTGTAAGGCTGACAGGTTTCcagagaggagagagattCTTGATGGTATGCTGGGAGCCAACCTCGTATCTTTCCAGACATACTCTTACTCTCGCCACTTTGTCTCCACCTGTATCCGTGTATGTGGGTACGAATCGACACCAGGCGGTGTAGACGCGAATGGCCAAGTGACCGCCGTCGGTTACTGTCCTATTGGCATCGACATTAAGCGTGTTGTGCACGATCGTGATCAACCAGGCGTTCTTCCTAAAGCGCAGGCTCTACGAGATCTGTAtaaggacaagaagatcatCGTCGGCAGGGAAAAGCTTGACGTCGCCAAGGGTGTCTACAATAAGCTTCAGGCGTTTGAAAAATTCTTGCAAGTCTATCCTCAGTGGAGGGGTAAGGTCGTCTTGATTCAGGTGACCACTCCGGCTTTGTCAGAGAGTCCCAAGTTGGAAAGAATGACAGCGGAGCTAGTGAGTCATATCAACGGAACTTATGGGTCGTTGGACTTTACACCTGTTCATCACTAGTGAGTTAATTTTCGCCTTACTTCTTGATGCACAAGCTAACAGTCTTGCAGCCATCAAGCTCTTGAAAAAGACGAGTATTTCGGTCTTCTTTCATGCGCTGACCTCGCTCTCATCACCTCCCTGCGCGATGGTATGAACACTACTTCTATGGAATTCATCCTTTGTCAAGACAAGACCTCGAAATCCCCACTCGTCCTTTCCGAGTTCATGGGTACCGCTCCATCATTTGCCTCTGCCTTACAGATCAACCCTCACGACCTCTTGGGCGTTGCTCAAGCTATCAACAAGGGTTTGACCATGCGCCCGGAAGAGAAGGCTGAAAGGCATGCCAAATTGCTTGAGGGCGTCCTTGCGCACACCTCTCACACATGGGCTGCCACTATCCTCAAACAGCTCTTGGAAAACGTTGGCGGTGAACACACTGCTCATCACACGCCAGCTTTGGATACTGCTCTATTCGCTGATGCCTACAAAAAGGCTAACAAGCgacttctcctcttcgactATGACGGTACACTTACTCCTATCGTGAAGGTACCTGCACATGCAGTTCCCACTGAAAGAACGCGCAATGCCATTACAACACTTTGTAAGGACCCGAAGAACGTCGTCTACCTTATATCAGGTCGCGATGGGGATTTCCTCGAAGAACATTGGGGACATTTAGATAGGCTTGGCCTGTCCGCAGAACATGGAAGTTTTGTCAAGCAGccaggagaggaagagtttATCAATATGACTGAAGCGTTGGACATGAGCTGGATGAGCGAAGTAGAGGAAATTTTCAAGTATTATACCGAGGTAAGTTTTGTTTTGCTTCCCACCTTGTTTAGCAAGGTGCAGTACTGAACGGGACATAGAGGACGACAGGCAGTACCATTgaggtcaagaaggcttCGATCACTTGGCACTACAGAAATTCTGATCCCGACTTTGGAGAATTCCAGTGCAAGCAAGCTTTGGATCTTTTAGAGAGCTCCCTTGCACCCAAGAGACCCATAGAAGGTAGGTTGCGTATTGCTACAGGAAAAATGAAACGCAAAAGCTCATTCACCATTGCCATATCAGTTCTTGTTGGCAAAAAGAATCTTGAAGTCCGTCCGCTCGCGGTTAACAAGGGCGAGATTGTCAAGAGATTGATGTATGAGAACCCGGACGTTGACTTGATCTTCTGTGCCGGCGATGACAAGGTGAAATCGGTTTTGCTATTCGCGCCATGTCTTGTTAACTAACTTTGAGCTTGCTTTCAGACTGATGAGGACATGTTCCGAGCTTTGAGAACGGTCTTCCCTCCCGGTGGCGTGGTCGACGACAATCCAGTTGTTCTGAAACCCCCTGTCGCTGTGACTTCAGCTATGGAACCCGAGGAAGCCGATGAGCTCCCTGATGTTGAATTGAGTATCC containing:
- a CDS encoding trehalose-phosphatase encodes the protein MDSMHPDPTPSIPPSLPELKTQVARLEASHKEKGLPLSGRIIHVMHHLPVEIVRIVPADSLESAGAGFLSPPMTPEFKPEDAETTVESADAKWRIHARTAHPALVSGIKSLSETHDQLLVAWTGEVLIQPDNTQSPQVPSQPTFSSIASNLLAPFSGTPGDSTPRPQPPPQQGALKVFGGEFNEADQKEIASELDRFAEAESKFDPTDKLKYVPVFLPPDVSKGHYEGFCKKTLWPLFHYLLWLDSTATVPSPDPSWLAYHKTNQMFAQRVAQIYKPGDLIICHDYHLLLAPKMIREALGQVFHPNAGWGTAHPSPSLHHAHGKGFEWESNQQTPTPEKAKGEKIGAFMNHVGTALGNHLGIMEHGQQNEIMIGMFMHTPWPSSEIFRCLPKRREILDGMLGANLVSFQTYSYSRHFVSTCIRVCGYESTPGGVDANGQVTAVGYCPIGIDIKRVVHDRDQPGVLPKAQALRDLYKDKKIIVGREKLDVAKGVYNKLQAFEKFLQVYPQWRGKVVLIQVTTPALSESPKLERMTAELVSHINGTYGSLDFTPVHHYHQALEKDEYFGLLSCADLALITSLRDGMNTTSMEFILCQDKTSKSPLVLSEFMGTAPSFASALQINPHDLLGVAQAINKGLTMRPEEKAERHAKLLEGVLAHTSHTWAATILKQLLENVGGEHTAHHTPALDTALFADAYKKANKRLLLFDYDGTLTPIVKVPAHAVPTERTRNAITTLCKDPKNVVYLISGRDGDFLEEHWGHLDRLGLSAEHGSFVKQPGEEEFINMTEALDMSWMSEVEEIFKYYTERTTGSTIEVKKASITWHYRNSDPDFGEFQCKQALDLLESSLAPKRPIEVLVGKKNLEVRPLAVNKGEIVKRLMYENPDVDLIFCAGDDKTDEDMFRALRTVFPPGGVVDDNPVVLKPPVAVTSAMEPEEADELPDVELSIRPKGVFATTVGPPAKRTLAGWHVTCPEEVVEALESLLEEIQVA